The following coding sequences lie in one Paroedura picta isolate Pp20150507F chromosome 10, Ppicta_v3.0, whole genome shotgun sequence genomic window:
- the LOC143820044 gene encoding uncharacterized protein LOC143820044, whose translation MAHQMPPQLQLQPQPQPQPPRPVLCIPCSKMLKPSSEEGLLQGLVGGVKMVLSFILFLAICGFSAYLGLLCAALLIGAVQVFFSTLVPSALLILQFLLSALLLLFCLQWMSEILSQQFQSREPLG comes from the coding sequence ATGGCTCACCAGATGCCAccgcagctgcagctgcagccgcagcctcagcctcagccgcCCCGGCCGGTCCTGTGCATCCCGTGCTCCAAAATGCTGAAGCCATCCTCCGAGGAGGGGCTGCTGCAGGGCCTGGTGGGGGGCGTCAAGATGGTGCTCAGCTTCATCCTCTTCCTGGCCATCTGCGGCTTCTCGGCCTACCTCGGCTTGCTGTGCGCGGCCCTCCTGATCGGCGCCGTCCAGGTCTTCTTCTCCACCCTCGTCCCGTCGGCCCTTCTCATCCTCCAGTTCCTGCTCTCCGCTTTGCTGCTCCTCTTCTGcctgcagtggatgagcgagatcTTGTCGCAGCAGTTCCAAAGTCGTGAGCCACTGGGATGA
- the LOC143820048 gene encoding uncharacterized protein LOC143820048: MILRITPGGILRCLRKILSVILTILFCDLLLRISFVLLFFLLLPCFIIYDHVIPSSVLFVQSTRPIVDSFFGRLLPSLFALVLSLLPPVMAFYFTRYILLPVSIQVFHLTW; this comes from the coding sequence ATGATCCTGCGCATCACCCCGGGAGGCATCCTCCGGTGCTTGCGGAAAATCCTCTCCGTCATCCTGACCATCCTCTTTTGTGACCTCCTCCTGCGCATCTCCTTCGTCCTGctcttcttcctgctcctcccctgCTTCATCATCTACGACCACGTCATCCCGTCCTCCGTTCTCTTCGTCCAGTCGACCCGGCCCATCGTGGACAGCTTCTTCGGCCGGCTGCTGCCTTCCCTCTTCGCCCTGGTCCTCTCTCTCCTTCCGCCGGTGATGGCCTTCTACTTCACCAGATACATCCTGCTGCCCGTCTCCATTCAGGTCTTCCACCTCACCTGGTGA
- the LOC143820045 gene encoding uncharacterized protein LOC143820045 — translation MAREDSGRKMAPPEETAHLKVRREMPLPPPAKSCSFIGVATARVFRGLERMLLLLVVLIYSIFLVEILLHVVISVSVPLGVLRDHLLPAMGLFLDALSPATEVFCSQVLGALFLFFSALLLPFSAGCCLHLFLLPSYFKLLKLTW, via the exons ATGGCTCGTGAAGACAGCGGCCG GAAGATGGCTCCTCCGGAGGAGACAGCTCACCTGAAAGTGCGCCGGGAGATGCCGCTCCCACCCCCAGCCAAATCGTGTTCTTTTATCGGTGTCGCCACTGCCCGGGTCTTCCGGGGTCTCGAGCGGATGCTGCTGCTCCTGGTGGTCCTGATCTACAGCATCTTCCTGGTGGAGATCCTCCTCCACGTGGTCATCTCCGTCTCCGTCCCGCTCGGGGTATTGCGTGACCACCTGCTCCCGGCCATGGGGCTCTTCCTGGATGCGCTGTCCCCGGCCACAGAGGTCTTCTGCAGCCAGGTCCTGGGggccctcttcctcttcttcagtgccCTGCTGCTTCCGTTCAGCGCCGGCTGCTGCCTGCACCTCTTCCTGCTGCCCAGTTATTTTAAGCTGCTGAAACTCACGTGGTGA